A single Tenacibaculum sp. Bg11-29 DNA region contains:
- a CDS encoding DUF4296 domain-containing protein, translating into MKYFYYIFFCLFLFSCTSNTIYKQPKNLIPKDSMVALLTDMYIASSANGKKDKLLKREKNYTILVYEKYKIDTTRFDISNKYYTSKIEEYTEILEKVSSNIDSLSNIIKKERSIYDSIHGGKKRIMNDSTIDPREMEYDDMPQMLMEKNSKLLKGRKLNIKN; encoded by the coding sequence ATGAAATATTTTTATTACATATTTTTTTGTTTATTTCTGTTTTCTTGCACGAGCAATACTATATATAAACAACCTAAGAATCTAATTCCAAAAGATTCTATGGTTGCTTTATTAACAGATATGTACATTGCTTCATCAGCAAATGGAAAAAAGGACAAGCTTTTAAAAAGGGAGAAGAATTATACCATTTTGGTCTATGAAAAGTATAAAATAGATACCACACGATTCGATATAAGTAATAAGTATTACACCTCTAAAATAGAAGAGTATACTGAAATACTTGAAAAAGTAAGCTCAAATATTGATTCTCTTAGCAATATTATTAAAAAAGAACGATCAATATATGATTCAATACATGGTGGTAAGAAAAGAATTATGAATGATTCTACTATCGATCCAAGAGAAATGGAATATGATGATATGCCTCAAATGTTGATGGAAAAAAATTCAAAATTATTAAAAGGAAGAAAACTAAATATTAAAAACTAG
- a CDS encoding PepSY domain-containing protein, whose translation MKKDKKLNQWFWKWHFIAGIISLPFVLVLSITGAIYLFKPDVEKEAIANIQNIESTQAITVSYEKQYANAKEYLKKKPNTLILNNEVAKSNEFISGRFGGKKSVFVNKYTGKVSGSFSAKNTWMYTVRKLHGELLGGKVGTKIVELIASWMVVLILTGLYIWWPFSKGIRGVFIIRFKEGRRTLYRDLHAVTGFWISILLLIILAGGFPWTDVFGSNFKWVQKVTNTGYPKTWNGRDLTSVLKEKRITIEEMVLIAKQQNLPGVISLGFPKSAKSTFSISNQTFPLDAQKMLHFDQYSGKLVKEHTWNDVGFLMRGRMWVMAFHQGEFGAWNWWLMFGIAIALTAMSLAAIISFFHRKQKGSWGVPKVSTKFKLTKNNIILIIGLSILFPMFGFSVILIFLYEKFRVLKWNN comes from the coding sequence ATGAAAAAAGATAAAAAATTAAATCAATGGTTTTGGAAATGGCATTTTATTGCAGGAATCATTTCATTACCTTTTGTATTAGTACTTTCTATAACGGGAGCAATTTATTTATTTAAACCAGATGTAGAAAAAGAAGCAATAGCTAATATCCAGAATATAGAAAGTACTCAGGCTATAACGGTTTCTTATGAAAAGCAATATGCAAATGCAAAGGAGTATTTAAAAAAGAAGCCGAATACATTAATTCTAAATAATGAGGTTGCAAAAAGTAATGAATTTATTTCAGGAAGGTTTGGTGGTAAAAAAAGTGTTTTTGTAAACAAATATACAGGTAAAGTTTCTGGAAGTTTCAGTGCTAAAAATACTTGGATGTATACTGTTCGAAAACTCCATGGAGAATTATTAGGAGGTAAAGTAGGTACAAAAATCGTAGAACTAATTGCTAGTTGGATGGTTGTTTTAATTTTAACAGGACTGTATATTTGGTGGCCTTTTTCTAAAGGAATAAGGGGAGTTTTTATTATTCGATTTAAAGAAGGAAGAAGAACTTTGTATAGAGATTTGCATGCTGTAACAGGTTTTTGGATATCTATTTTATTGTTAATTATTTTGGCTGGGGGGTTTCCTTGGACAGATGTTTTTGGAAGTAATTTTAAATGGGTACAAAAAGTAACCAATACAGGATACCCTAAAACATGGAATGGACGCGATTTAACTTCTGTGTTAAAAGAAAAAAGAATTACGATTGAAGAGATGGTTTTGATTGCTAAGCAACAAAACTTACCAGGAGTAATCAGTTTAGGTTTTCCAAAGTCAGCAAAAAGTACTTTTAGTATTTCTAACCAAACATTTCCTTTAGATGCCCAAAAAATGTTGCATTTTGATCAGTATTCAGGTAAACTAGTTAAAGAACACACTTGGAATGATGTTGGTTTCTTAATGAGAGGACGTATGTGGGTTATGGCATTTCATCAAGGAGAATTTGGAGCTTGGAATTGGTGGCTAATGTTTGGCATAGCAATTGCTTTAACTGCCATGAGTTTAGCAGCTATAATATCTTTTTTTCATAGAAAACAAAAAGGAAGTTGGGGAGTACCAAAGGTTTCAACTAAATTTAAATTAACAAAAAATAATATAATACTAATTATAGGGCTTTCAATCTTGTTTCCTATGTTTGGCTTTAGTGTAATTTTGATCTTTTTATATGAGAAGTTCCGTGTTTTAAAATGGAATAATTAA
- a CDS encoding TonB-dependent receptor, with the protein MFKLHYILLITFLMLSIKGYSQTIFKGKVVGIKNKPVVGAAIISTANKKKGVGTDFEGNFIIKLKNSRVQITSVGYKTKTIKLINDFNEIVLEEDEYSLDEIIVSASRESQKRTEVPGAIGIVTSKDIEETKAFGVDQLVNQVPGVYMSSSMAVSNEQHMMAIRTPIATKALFLYLEDGLPIRPVAVFNHNALLEMNSTSFGRVEVLKGPASSIYGSEAIGGSINFITQKPRKEFGGSFGIEGNSLGLQKIEAEVSITALDKYGFYVGVHKVRRVNGLIEHSDYEKFAITFKNVNDFSESLQWTNTVSFIDFRSDMGSSSLSEENYLAGKYESNHTFAEREARSLRFRSTLDKVWNDNNKTSFNFIYRNNEMNQIPSYRISTRSEFGEINSNKFKSVVGLIQHKIDFNLADASLIVGGTIDYSPQEYYAKQISVTYDATTKKFIDYDLTNNYKMFYDADILNYASYAQFEISPVNNVKFTAAIRYDGFSYDYDNKDEGASGVEDQKVTYNNFAPKIGLNYNLNKRSGIYANYSKGFTPPQIGSLFRNSGLNGDLYELKPAKFNNFEIGAYATLNSNIKLDLAIYRLDGKNRFVTTSDDAGNYLSQNAGETRSQGVELGFNWKITDNLEFDYNGSYASHKYITFTEAAKDRKTGTYFTIDRSNTAMPIAPKYIASTSLKYKPITNLLVTLQHEQLGEYNSSFEGAAKVNGQSGQTTVYDGHHLINLKASYTYGNFEIWAQGLNLFDKLYSTRASYRYGSVKYSVGAPVSFYGGIKYNF; encoded by the coding sequence ATGTTCAAATTACATTATATACTATTGATAACATTTTTAATGTTATCAATAAAAGGCTACTCACAAACTATATTTAAAGGGAAAGTAGTAGGCATTAAAAACAAACCAGTTGTTGGAGCTGCAATTATCTCAACAGCAAATAAAAAGAAAGGAGTTGGTACTGATTTTGAAGGTAACTTTATAATTAAATTAAAAAATTCAAGAGTACAGATAACAAGTGTTGGTTATAAAACGAAAACGATTAAACTTATTAATGATTTTAATGAAATCGTATTAGAAGAAGATGAGTATAGCTTAGATGAAATTATTGTTTCAGCAAGTAGGGAGTCGCAGAAACGAACAGAGGTTCCTGGAGCTATTGGTATTGTTACTTCAAAAGATATTGAAGAAACAAAAGCCTTTGGAGTTGATCAATTAGTAAATCAAGTTCCGGGAGTATATATGAGTTCATCAATGGCAGTAAGTAACGAGCAGCATATGATGGCTATTCGTACACCAATAGCAACTAAAGCATTATTTCTATATTTAGAAGATGGTTTGCCAATTAGACCTGTAGCAGTATTTAATCATAATGCGCTTTTAGAAATGAATAGTACCTCATTTGGTAGAGTTGAAGTTTTAAAAGGACCAGCGTCGAGTATTTATGGTAGCGAAGCAATTGGTGGTAGTATAAATTTTATTACCCAAAAGCCAAGAAAAGAATTTGGAGGATCATTTGGTATAGAAGGAAACTCCTTAGGATTACAAAAAATTGAAGCAGAGGTTTCAATAACTGCATTAGATAAATACGGATTTTATGTAGGGGTACATAAAGTACGTCGTGTAAACGGATTAATTGAACATTCAGATTATGAGAAATTTGCAATTACTTTTAAGAATGTAAATGATTTTAGTGAATCTTTACAATGGACAAATACGGTGTCGTTTATAGATTTTCGATCTGATATGGGGTCAAGTTCTTTATCAGAAGAAAATTACTTAGCAGGTAAATATGAAAGTAACCATACATTCGCAGAAAGAGAAGCAAGATCACTACGCTTTCGATCTACATTAGATAAAGTTTGGAATGATAATAATAAAACCTCATTCAATTTCATTTATCGTAATAATGAAATGAATCAAATTCCATCATATCGAATATCTACAAGAAGTGAATTTGGTGAAATTAATTCCAATAAATTTAAAAGTGTTGTAGGTTTAATTCAACATAAAATAGATTTCAATTTAGCTGATGCATCATTAATTGTAGGGGGGACTATAGATTATTCTCCACAAGAATATTATGCAAAACAAATTAGCGTTACGTACGATGCTACCACCAAAAAGTTTATTGATTATGACCTAACTAACAATTATAAAATGTTTTATGATGCTGATATATTAAACTATGCAAGTTATGCACAATTTGAAATATCACCTGTTAATAATGTAAAGTTTACTGCTGCTATTCGCTATGATGGTTTTAGTTATGATTATGATAACAAAGATGAAGGAGCTTCTGGAGTTGAAGACCAAAAAGTTACTTACAATAATTTTGCTCCAAAAATTGGGTTAAATTATAATCTTAACAAGAGGTCAGGTATATATGCTAATTATTCAAAAGGATTTACACCACCTCAAATAGGTTCATTATTTAGAAATAGTGGTTTAAATGGTGATTTGTATGAATTAAAACCAGCAAAATTTAATAACTTTGAGATTGGAGCCTATGCAACTTTAAATTCAAACATTAAGTTAGATCTTGCTATTTATCGTTTAGATGGTAAAAATCGTTTTGTTACAACTTCTGACGATGCAGGGAATTATTTATCTCAAAATGCAGGGGAAACACGCTCACAAGGTGTTGAGTTAGGGTTTAACTGGAAAATAACTGATAATTTAGAATTTGATTACAATGGTAGTTATGCAAGTCATAAATACATAACTTTTACTGAAGCTGCTAAAGATAGAAAGACAGGAACTTATTTTACCATAGATCGTTCTAATACCGCAATGCCAATTGCACCAAAATATATTGCTTCAACATCTTTAAAATACAAACCCATAACTAATTTATTAGTAACCTTACAGCACGAACAATTAGGTGAATATAATTCAAGTTTTGAAGGAGCTGCTAAAGTAAATGGTCAATCAGGGCAAACTACGGTATATGATGGTCATCATCTTATTAATTTAAAAGCAAGTTATACTTATGGGAATTTTGAAATTTGGGCACAAGGCTTAAATTTATTTGATAAATTATATTCAACAAGGGCTTCATATCGCTATGGTTCTGTTAAATATAGTGTAGGAGCTCCTGTTTCTTTTTATGGAGGAATTAAATACAATTTTTAA
- a CDS encoding SemiSWEET family sugar transporter, producing the protein MDFYETLGLLAATLTTASFLPQVYKTWKTKSTEGLSLVMYSVFFVGIVLWLIYGIHLKSLPMILANGITAVSSLFLVIMKLKYK; encoded by the coding sequence ATGGATTTTTATGAAACATTAGGTTTGTTAGCAGCTACATTAACAACGGCTTCATTTTTACCACAAGTTTACAAAACATGGAAAACAAAGTCTACTGAAGGATTATCTTTAGTAATGTACTCCGTATTTTTTGTAGGTATTGTATTGTGGTTAATTTATGGAATTCATTTAAAGAGTTTACCAATGATTTTAGCAAATGGTATAACGGCTGTATCCTCACTATTTTTAGTGATAATGAAACTTAAATATAAGTAA
- a CDS encoding class I tRNA ligase family protein — translation MQYNHQEIEKKWQQFWADNQTFKASNESEKPKYYVLDMFPYPSGAGLHVGHPLGYIASDIYARYKRHKGFNVLHPQGYDSFGLPAEQYAIQTGQHPAITTETNIKTYRRQLDTIGFSFDWSREVRTSSPEYYKWTQWIFIQLFNSWYNKDTDKAEDVSTLISVFETAGNTTINAVSDEDITVFTADEWKGFSSEKQQEILLQYRLTYLSDTEVNWCPELGTVLANDEIINGVSERGGHPVVRKKMTQWSMRISAYSQRLLDGLQNIDWPQPLKDSQTNWIGRSQGAMVTFKVDALEAPESGVKLSYKELEALKEMRLNLSKAEEVLWNELKNKKGAAKFRKKYTIGTFLVDYVCLAKNIIVEFSGKEDEAARTSYFTSEGFNIVRFTNEEVIENVLGVVSKINNTIQFAKPVEKTTVEVIETAIQNDYKIDVFTTRPDTIYGVSFMTLAPEHELVSRIVTDKQKKAVYAYIKATAKRSERERMADVKTISGVFTGAYALHPFTGKQVPIWIGDYVLANYGTGAVMAVPCGDQRDYDFAKNFELAIPNIFENVDISEAAHADKEGTKIANSDFLDGLSYKKAMKLAIYEMEKQGFGFGKINYRLRDAVFSRQRYWGEPFPVYYKDGMPQMIDAKYLPIVLPEVEKYLPTEDGKPPLGNAIEWAWDIEKNEVVNNSLINNKTVFNLELNTMPGWAGSSWYFNRYMDATNTGEFVSKEAADYWKEVDLYIGGSEHATGHLLYARFWQKFLFDKGIVPVDEFAKKLINQGMILGTSALVYEAMFEGKKNNLYISADYFQGENQITETEKDDKLWSRLDKKLQEAGLTEENEETLSYRPIHIDVSTLEGDTVINIDKLKDWRDEFKKAEFVFGRNNEFSCYREVEKMSKRWFNVVNPDDICEEFGADALRLFEMFLGPLEQTKPWKTSGISGVYSFLKKLWKLYIGEEGVIVTEEEPTKEELKVLHKTIKKVEEDIENFSFNTSVSTFMIAVNELNALKCNKRAILEPLLALISPYAPHIAEELWSRLGHTESISTIEFPKFEASHLVESSKNYPVSFNGKMRFTLELSLDLSKEEIEKIVMADERTQAQLGDITPKKIIIVPGKIINIVG, via the coding sequence ATGCAATACAATCATCAAGAGATAGAAAAGAAATGGCAACAGTTTTGGGCAGATAACCAAACATTTAAAGCCAGTAATGAATCGGAGAAACCTAAATATTATGTGTTAGATATGTTTCCTTATCCATCAGGAGCAGGACTACATGTAGGGCATCCATTAGGTTATATTGCATCTGATATTTATGCACGTTACAAGCGTCATAAAGGCTTTAATGTATTGCATCCGCAAGGATATGATTCTTTTGGATTACCAGCAGAACAATATGCAATTCAAACAGGGCAACACCCAGCTATAACAACTGAAACAAACATAAAAACATACCGTCGTCAATTAGATACTATCGGATTTTCTTTCGACTGGTCTCGTGAGGTTCGTACTTCTAGTCCAGAATATTATAAATGGACGCAATGGATTTTTATTCAATTATTTAACTCTTGGTATAATAAAGATACTGATAAGGCAGAAGATGTTTCTACGTTAATTTCAGTTTTTGAAACAGCAGGAAATACAACGATAAATGCAGTTTCAGACGAAGATATTACTGTTTTTACGGCAGATGAATGGAAAGGATTCTCTTCAGAAAAACAACAAGAAATATTATTGCAATATCGTTTAACCTATTTATCTGATACCGAAGTTAACTGGTGTCCTGAACTAGGAACTGTATTAGCAAATGATGAAATAATAAACGGTGTTTCAGAACGTGGAGGACATCCAGTAGTACGAAAAAAAATGACCCAATGGTCTATGCGAATTTCAGCATATTCACAGCGCTTGTTAGACGGTTTACAAAATATCGATTGGCCGCAGCCTTTAAAAGATAGTCAAACAAATTGGATTGGTCGCTCACAAGGAGCAATGGTAACTTTTAAAGTTGATGCTTTAGAGGCACCAGAAAGTGGTGTGAAATTATCGTACAAAGAATTAGAAGCATTAAAAGAAATGCGTTTAAATCTTTCTAAAGCTGAAGAAGTTCTTTGGAATGAATTAAAAAATAAAAAAGGAGCAGCAAAATTTAGAAAAAAATATACCATTGGTACATTTTTAGTAGATTATGTATGTTTAGCAAAAAATATAATTGTTGAGTTTTCTGGTAAAGAAGACGAAGCAGCAAGAACTTCTTATTTTACAAGTGAAGGATTTAATATCGTTCGTTTTACTAATGAAGAAGTTATTGAAAACGTTTTAGGAGTTGTCTCAAAAATAAATAATACGATACAATTTGCAAAACCTGTTGAAAAAACAACAGTTGAGGTAATTGAAACAGCCATTCAAAACGATTATAAAATAGACGTTTTTACAACAAGACCAGATACTATTTATGGTGTATCGTTTATGACGTTGGCACCAGAGCATGAATTGGTGTCACGAATCGTGACTGATAAACAAAAGAAAGCTGTTTATGCTTATATTAAAGCAACGGCAAAACGTTCTGAAAGAGAAAGAATGGCAGATGTAAAAACGATCTCAGGGGTTTTTACAGGAGCGTATGCTTTACACCCATTTACAGGTAAACAAGTGCCAATTTGGATTGGTGATTATGTTTTAGCAAATTATGGAACAGGAGCAGTTATGGCAGTTCCTTGTGGAGATCAACGTGATTATGATTTTGCAAAGAACTTCGAATTAGCTATTCCAAATATTTTTGAAAATGTAGATATTTCTGAAGCTGCACATGCAGATAAAGAAGGAACAAAAATTGCAAACTCTGATTTCTTAGATGGTTTATCGTATAAAAAAGCGATGAAATTGGCTATTTATGAAATGGAAAAACAAGGCTTTGGTTTTGGGAAAATAAACTATCGTTTACGTGATGCCGTATTTAGTCGTCAACGTTATTGGGGAGAACCTTTTCCTGTTTATTATAAAGACGGAATGCCTCAAATGATTGATGCAAAATATTTGCCAATTGTACTACCAGAAGTAGAAAAGTATTTACCTACTGAAGACGGGAAACCACCGTTAGGAAACGCAATTGAGTGGGCTTGGGATATTGAGAAAAATGAAGTAGTAAATAATAGTTTAATTAACAATAAAACTGTTTTTAATTTAGAACTAAATACAATGCCAGGTTGGGCAGGAAGTTCTTGGTATTTTAACCGTTATATGGATGCTACGAATACTGGTGAATTTGTAAGCAAAGAAGCTGCTGATTACTGGAAAGAAGTAGATTTATATATTGGAGGTTCAGAACATGCAACAGGACATTTATTATATGCTCGTTTTTGGCAAAAATTCTTATTTGATAAAGGAATTGTTCCTGTTGATGAATTTGCAAAAAAACTGATTAACCAAGGAATGATTTTAGGAACTTCTGCACTTGTGTATGAAGCAATGTTTGAAGGTAAAAAGAATAACCTGTATATTTCTGCTGATTATTTTCAAGGAGAAAATCAAATAACAGAAACTGAGAAAGACGATAAATTATGGTCTCGATTAGATAAGAAATTACAAGAGGCAGGTCTTACTGAAGAAAATGAAGAGACTTTATCTTATAGACCTATTCATATTGATGTAAGTACACTTGAAGGTGATACTGTAATTAATATAGATAAGTTAAAAGATTGGAGAGACGAATTTAAAAAGGCAGAGTTTGTTTTTGGAAGAAATAATGAGTTTTCTTGCTACCGTGAAGTTGAAAAAATGTCTAAACGTTGGTTTAATGTTGTTAATCCAGATGATATTTGTGAAGAATTTGGTGCAGATGCATTGCGTTTATTTGAAATGTTTTTAGGGCCTTTAGAACAAACGAAGCCTTGGAAAACTTCTGGTATTTCAGGAGTATATTCATTCTTGAAAAAACTTTGGAAATTATATATTGGTGAAGAAGGTGTTATTGTAACGGAAGAAGAACCAACTAAAGAAGAATTAAAAGTTTTACATAAAACAATTAAAAAAGTAGAAGAAGATATTGAGAATTTCTCATTCAATACTTCAGTTTCTACTTTTATGATTGCTGTAAACGAATTAAATGCTTTAAAATGTAATAAGCGTGCTATTTTAGAACCATTATTAGCTTTAATTTCACCTTATGCTCCTCATATAGCAGAAGAGTTATGGAGTAGATTGGGACATACAGAATCAATTTCAACAATTGAATTTCCTAAATTCGAAGCATCTCATTTAGTAGAAAGCTCTAAAAATTACCCTGTTTCATTTAACGGTAAAATGCGTTTTACTTTAGAGTTATCATTAGATTTATCGAAAGAAGAAATCGAAAAAATTGTAATGGCAGACGAAAGAACGCAGGCTCAATTAGGAGATATAACACCTAAAAAAATAATTATCGTTCCTGGAAAAATTATTAATATTGTAGGATAA
- a CDS encoding DUF2911 domain-containing protein, whose amino-acid sequence MKKSIVSIFIFTIALVFTNKAVAQKFEGLDKSPMDAAAYPSSYRVSDKLVKVVYSRPQLKGRKISKLAPNEKVWRTGANEAAEITFYKDVNFGGKDVKAGTYTLFTIPGDKEWTVILSTAKNVWGSYFYNETEDVARVAGKVSKSEKLVEAFSIAFDGEDNNANMYFGWGKTIVSIPVKG is encoded by the coding sequence ATGAAAAAATCAATAGTATCAATTTTTATATTTACAATTGCACTTGTGTTTACAAATAAAGCAGTTGCACAAAAATTTGAAGGATTAGATAAAAGTCCAATGGATGCAGCAGCATACCCAAGTAGCTATAGAGTTTCAGATAAATTGGTAAAAGTGGTTTATAGTCGTCCACAACTAAAAGGAAGAAAAATTTCTAAATTAGCACCAAATGAAAAAGTTTGGAGAACAGGAGCTAATGAGGCAGCTGAAATTACTTTTTACAAAGATGTTAATTTTGGAGGGAAAGATGTAAAGGCGGGAACATATACGTTATTTACAATACCAGGAGATAAAGAATGGACAGTGATTTTAAGTACCGCTAAAAATGTTTGGGGATCTTATTTTTATAATGAAACTGAAGATGTTGCTAGAGTAGCAGGTAAAGTTTCTAAATCGGAAAAATTAGTTGAAGCTTTTTCAATTGCTTTTGATGGAGAAGATAACAATGCAAATATGTACTTTGGTTGGGGTAAAACGATAGTGTCAATACCTGTAAAAGGATAA
- the tyrS gene encoding tyrosine--tRNA ligase has protein sequence MTKNLVEELRWRGMIHDMMPGTEEQLQKEMTAAYIGFDPTSDSLHIGSLVPIILLVHLERAGHKPLALVGGATGMIGDPSGKSDERNLLNEEALAKNVDGIKRTLARFLNFDSDKANAPLLVNNYDWMKDFSFIEFARDVGKRITVNYMMAKDSVKKRITGDSNSGMSFTEFTYQLIQGYDFYHLYKNHNCLLQMGGSDQWGNITTGTELVRRMNVGLEAKAYAMTCPLITKADGSKFGKSEGGNIWLDADKTSVYKFYQFWLNTSDEDAEKYIKIFTFLDKNEINLLIEAHKEAPHQRVLQRKLAEEVTTLVHSKEELEKAVAASNILFGKSTSEDLKSLDEQTFLDVFDGVPQAEVSKADISEGLSMIDALSGKTSFLKSNGDAKRALKENAVSVNKVKVKEDFAITAEDLIADKYVLLQRGKKSYFLLKVA, from the coding sequence ATGACCAAAAATTTAGTAGAAGAATTACGTTGGCGTGGAATGATTCACGACATGATGCCAGGAACTGAAGAACAATTACAAAAAGAAATGACTGCGGCATATATTGGTTTTGATCCAACCTCTGATTCATTACATATTGGAAGTTTGGTGCCGATTATATTACTTGTACATCTTGAAAGAGCAGGCCATAAACCTTTAGCTTTAGTAGGTGGAGCAACAGGAATGATTGGTGATCCTTCAGGGAAATCTGATGAACGTAATTTATTAAATGAAGAAGCATTAGCTAAAAATGTAGATGGAATTAAACGAACTTTAGCTCGTTTTTTAAATTTTGATAGCGATAAAGCCAATGCACCTTTATTAGTTAATAACTATGACTGGATGAAAGATTTTTCATTCATAGAGTTTGCAAGAGATGTAGGTAAACGTATAACAGTTAATTACATGATGGCTAAAGATTCTGTGAAAAAACGTATTACAGGAGATTCTAATAGCGGAATGAGTTTTACTGAGTTTACTTATCAATTAATTCAAGGATATGATTTTTACCATTTATATAAAAACCACAATTGTCTATTACAGATGGGAGGTTCTGATCAGTGGGGAAATATAACTACAGGTACAGAATTGGTTCGTAGAATGAATGTAGGATTAGAGGCAAAAGCGTATGCAATGACTTGTCCTTTGATTACAAAAGCAGATGGGTCAAAGTTTGGGAAATCTGAAGGAGGAAATATTTGGTTAGATGCAGATAAAACATCAGTATACAAATTTTACCAATTTTGGTTAAATACATCAGATGAAGATGCTGAAAAGTATATTAAGATTTTTACTTTTTTAGATAAAAATGAAATAAACTTGTTAATAGAAGCGCATAAAGAAGCTCCTCACCAAAGAGTACTTCAAAGAAAGTTAGCTGAAGAGGTAACAACACTTGTTCACTCTAAAGAAGAACTAGAAAAAGCAGTAGCAGCTTCTAATATTTTATTTGGAAAATCTACATCAGAAGATTTAAAAAGTTTAGACGAACAAACGTTTTTAGATGTTTTTGATGGAGTACCGCAAGCAGAAGTTTCTAAAGCTGATATTTCAGAAGGATTATCAATGATAGATGCCTTATCAGGAAAAACAAGCTTTTTAAAATCTAATGGAGATGCTAAGCGAGCTTTAAAAGAAAACGCTGTTTCTGTAAATAAAGTAAAAGTAAAAGAAGATTTTGCAATTACAGCAGAAGATTTAATTGCAGATAAATATGTGTTATTACAACGTGGAAAAAAGAGTTATTTCTTATTAAAAGTAGCTTAG
- a CDS encoding NAD-dependent epimerase/dehydratase family protein yields MILVTGGTGLVGAHLLYHLTQKNDMIRAIYRTDKKRENVRKIFSYYTENVQEHFSKIEWVQADITDIPSLEPVFKKVTEVYHCAALVSFAPKDYRKMRQVNIDGTANIINFSIENKINKFCFVSSIAAIGNSINGKPVDEGNEWSENDNHNGYSITKYGAEMEVWRGSQEGLNVIIVNPGVILGSGFWNENSGKLFTQINSGLKFYTEGITGFVGVHDVVKAIILLMKSNIKNERFVLVSENKSFKDVLFSIADTFNKKRPSIKVGKIITAITWRVDWLFTIITNKEPLLTKNSARSSHNISHYSSIKIKNQLGFEFESIAKLCATICRDFKS; encoded by the coding sequence ATGATTTTAGTTACAGGCGGAACAGGATTAGTAGGGGCACATTTATTATATCATTTAACTCAAAAAAATGATATGATTCGTGCTATTTACAGAACTGATAAAAAAAGAGAAAATGTAAGAAAAATATTTTCATATTATACTGAAAATGTTCAAGAACATTTTTCTAAAATTGAATGGGTACAAGCAGATATCACTGATATTCCTTCATTAGAACCTGTATTTAAAAAAGTAACAGAAGTTTATCATTGTGCAGCATTGGTTTCTTTTGCTCCAAAGGATTACAGGAAAATGCGTCAGGTAAATATTGATGGTACCGCAAACATTATTAATTTTTCTATTGAAAATAAAATTAATAAATTTTGTTTTGTAAGTTCTATTGCCGCCATTGGAAACTCTATAAATGGAAAACCAGTTGATGAAGGAAATGAATGGTCTGAAAATGATAATCATAACGGATATTCTATTACAAAATATGGTGCTGAAATGGAAGTCTGGAGAGGTAGTCAAGAAGGATTAAACGTTATTATTGTTAATCCTGGAGTAATTTTAGGTAGTGGTTTTTGGAACGAAAACTCAGGAAAATTATTTACACAAATAAATAGTGGTTTAAAGTTTTATACTGAGGGGATTACTGGTTTTGTAGGAGTACATGATGTCGTTAAAGCAATAATTTTATTAATGAAATCTAACATTAAAAACGAACGTTTTGTTTTAGTTTCTGAAAATAAATCTTTCAAAGATGTTTTATTTTCAATTGCAGATACTTTTAATAAAAAAAGACCCTCCATAAAAGTAGGTAAAATAATTACGGCTATTACTTGGAGGGTTGATTGGTTATTTACAATAATTACAAACAAAGAGCCGCTGTTAACTAAAAACTCAGCAAGGTCTTCTCATAATATATCTCATTATTCTTCAATAAAAATTAAAAACCAATTAGGTTTTGAGTTTGAATCAATAGCTAAATTGTGTGCTACAATCTGTAGAGATTTTAAATCCTAG